A stretch of the Microtus ochrogaster isolate Prairie Vole_2 chromosome X, MicOch1.0, whole genome shotgun sequence genome encodes the following:
- the Mmgt1 gene encoding membrane magnesium transporter 1 isoform X2 — protein sequence MLKQKLSPIGEGEAMGPSPKKRNTADMATNRALEASANAKGEGAPVNQDAQEGVMEGDSKSPEVYPQERDEAQFKPAAVNATLPALEDSLPDEILNDEDGDDDAGAGASASHDNSESTEDDTEITSVEISHFIVNPVDPEVINYGIKHALMSEIRRYGRQYGRIFKLLDEVRGPLDIRLHFVRFAIKEAARFKRYHLIYYLEKLLEKMMSDSTIRNVDLNSST from the exons ATGCTTAAACAGAAACTTAGCCCTATTGGAGAAGGAGAAGCCATGGGTCCATCACcaaagaaaaggaacactgcgGACATGGCGACAAATCGAGCTCTTGAAGCTTCCGCCAATGCGAAGGGAGAAG GAGCTCCTGTCAACCAGGATGCCCAGGAGGGGGTGATGGAGGGTGATTCCAAGTCCCCTGAAGTCTACCCGCAGGAGCGTGATGAAGCGCAGTTTAAGCCTGCGGCAGTAAATGCCACTCTCCCCGCTCTGGAAGATTCTCTGCCTGATGAGATTCTTAATGACGAAGACGGTGATGACGACGCAGGTGCAGGGGCAAGTGCCAGCCATGACAACTCTGAAAGCACCGAAGATGACACAGAAATAACATCTGTGGAAATTTCCCACTTCATTGTGAACCCGGTGGATCCAGAAGTCATTAATTATGGAATAAAACATGCCCTGATGTCAGAAATCCGTCGCTATGGACGTC AATATGGAAGGATTTTCAAGCTGCTGGATGAAGTGCGGGGACCCCTGGATATCCGCCTGCATTTCGTTAGGTTCGCCATCAAGGAAGCAGCAAG gtTTAAAAGATACCACCTAATATATTATCTTGAGAAGTTACTGGAAAAAATGATGTCAGACAGCACCATCAGGAACGTCGATCTAAACTCAAGCACCTGA
- the Mmgt1 gene encoding membrane magnesium transporter 1 isoform X1 yields MRWYSSMLYPGVSLSWRRVFSGVLTSSELILECEEHTDACVQPLRSLRSQLVSPLCFPGAPVNQDAQEGVMEGDSKSPEVYPQERDEAQFKPAAVNATLPALEDSLPDEILNDEDGDDDAGAGASASHDNSESTEDDTEITSVEISHFIVNPVDPEVINYGIKHALMSEIRRYGRQYGRIFKLLDEVRGPLDIRLHFVRFAIKEAARFKRYHLIYYLEKLLEKMMSDSTIRNVDLNSST; encoded by the exons ATGAGGTGGTATTCATCTATGCTGTATCCTGGGGTCAGTTTGTCATGGCGGAGAGTTTTCTCCGGTGTACTCACCTCCTCTGAACTAATTTTAGAATGCGAGGAACACACAGATGCCTGTGTGCAGCCACTGAGGTCACTTAGGTCACAACTTGTTTCACCACTTTGCTTTCCAGGAGCTCCTGTCAACCAGGATGCCCAGGAGGGGGTGATGGAGGGTGATTCCAAGTCCCCTGAAGTCTACCCGCAGGAGCGTGATGAAGCGCAGTTTAAGCCTGCGGCAGTAAATGCCACTCTCCCCGCTCTGGAAGATTCTCTGCCTGATGAGATTCTTAATGACGAAGACGGTGATGACGACGCAGGTGCAGGGGCAAGTGCCAGCCATGACAACTCTGAAAGCACCGAAGATGACACAGAAATAACATCTGTGGAAATTTCCCACTTCATTGTGAACCCGGTGGATCCAGAAGTCATTAATTATGGAATAAAACATGCCCTGATGTCAGAAATCCGTCGCTATGGACGTC AATATGGAAGGATTTTCAAGCTGCTGGATGAAGTGCGGGGACCCCTGGATATCCGCCTGCATTTCGTTAGGTTCGCCATCAAGGAAGCAGCAAG gtTTAAAAGATACCACCTAATATATTATCTTGAGAAGTTACTGGAAAAAATGATGTCAGACAGCACCATCAGGAACGTCGATCTAAACTCAAGCACCTGA